In the Portunus trituberculatus isolate SZX2019 chromosome 21, ASM1759143v1, whole genome shotgun sequence genome, one interval contains:
- the LOC123507123 gene encoding 5-hydroxytryptamine receptor 2B-like, whose protein sequence is MRFLLPLGATGPPRAASHHLGATAPRTITMGTKPTIAGAIRDIWLNKKRRTNSSALHTAVTLLPQEAVPGDGHHDALAPHLDGSHTRIYDSGGDPLDWVGGELGAECVWSEMEDNSTSLAEGDLTFQCNDMLDVVSPSAPCWVTTLRDCLQADRTPAGEALGYNTTLASGAGTTHACVTCLRENSSNFWVLRFNMTENVFSSLLSYGSELLCSLGSCSSPVCDTMGALPTTAQPAPPSPNTSLPILPVPSLPPTTTIPPLQIAHCHLPEVAQAGNPTPFNLSHGDAFPNATAAGVVGGDGYEYDFSFLFLAMFILAGGIGNILVCLAICLERRLHNVTNYFLMSLAVADLLVSLVVMPFGAIAGFLGYWPFGLVWCNIYVTCDVLACTSSIMHMCTISLGRYLGIRNPLKTRSSSKKTVGVKVVLVWLLAMLVTSMITVLGIIDTTNIMPEDYVCAINNQTFFIFGSLCAFYIPMVIMVISYALTVHLLRKKAKFACDAPAGKARTMGRYRSVRRKPQQPPHSFTFTPRTSYRGTFANGHTTHYEFSNIHKCEQATQTPESIARETRNFKLKALRLQLVGTTSWHLRFLPSRKRDALAANAVANEQKASKVLGLVFFAFVICWTPFFILNIYFAACPDCKVSDHLANVCLWLGYVSSTINPIIYTIFNRTFKAAFIKILKCDYNFDHRHVRSHSMSDNMTGAYGGPTPSAVATPCSIRTLSTYVKSPSYQHALTTHNQEEEHEC, encoded by the exons ATGCGTTTTCTCCTCCCGCTGGGAGCCACTGGCCCGCCCCGCGCGGCATCGCACCACCTAGGCGCCACCGCGCCGCGCACCATAACAATGGGGACGAAGCCCACCATTGCCGGTGCGATCAGAGACATTTGGTtgaacaaaaagagaaggacCAACAGCTCGGCGCTTCACACCGCTGTGACGCTTCTGCCCCAGGAGGCGGTGCCCGGAGACGGCCACCACGATGCCTTGGCGCCGCACCTGGACGGCAGCCATACTCGGATTTACGACAGCGGCGGCGATCCGCTGGACTGGGTTGGCGGCGAGCTCGGCGCGGAGTGCGTTTGGTCTGAGATGGAGGACAATAGCACCAGCCTGGCGGAGGGCGACCTGACCTTCCAGTGCAATGACATGCTGGACGTGGTGTCGCCCAGCGCTCCTTGCTGGGTCACCACTCTTAGGGACTGTCTGCAGGCAGACAGAACCCCTGCAGGGGAAGCCCTGGGCTACAACACCACGCTAGCCTCAGGGGCGGGCACAACGCACGCCTGCGTTACGTGTCTGCGGGAAAATTCATCAAACTTCTGGGTGTTGCGGTTCAACATGACCGAGAACGTGTTCTCCTCGCTGCTCTCCTACGGCAGCGAGCTGCTGTGCTCCCTGGGGTCCTGCTCCTCCCCTGTGTGCGACACCATGGGCGCGCTGCCCACCACGGCCCAGCCCGCCCCACCCTCCCCTAACACCTCGCTGCCCATCCTGCCCGTTCCCTCCctgccgcccaccaccaccatcccgccCCTGCAGATCGCCCACTGCCATCTGCCAGAGGTTGCTCAGGCCGGGAACCCAACGCCCTTCAACCTGAGTCACGGGGACGCCTTTCCCAACGCCACGGCGGCGGGCGTGGTGGGCGGCGACGGCTACGAGTAcgacttttccttcctgttcctggCGATGTTCATCCTGGCGGGAGGCATCGGCAACATCCTCGTGTGTCTGGCG ATCTGCCTGGAGCGCCGCCTTCACAACGTCACCAACTACTTCCTAATGTCCCTGGCGGTGGCTGACCTGCTGGTGTCCCTTGTGGTGATGCCCTTCGGAGCCATAGCGGGCTTCCTCG GATACTGGCCGTTCGGATTGGTGTGGTGCAACATCTACGTGACGTGTGATGTCCTGGCGTGCACCTCGAGTATTATGCATATGTGTACCATCTCTTTGGGCCGCTACCTGGGCATCCGAAACCCGCTCAAGACCAGGAGTAGCAGCAAGAAG ACGGTGGGTGtgaaggtggtgttggtgtggctgCTGGCGATGCTGGTCACGTCCATGATCACCGTGCTGGGCATCATCGACACCACCAACATCATGCCCGAGGACTACGTGTGCGCCATCAACAACCAGACCTTCTTCATCTTCGGCTCGCTGTGCGCCTTCTACATTCccatggtgataatggtgatcaGCTACGCCCTCACGGTGCACCTGCTCAGGAAAAAGGCCAAATTCGCCTGCGACGCCCCGGCAGGTAAGGCGCGCACCATGGGCAGATACAGGTCAGTGCGCAGGAAGCCGCAGCAGCCGCcacactccttcaccttcacgcCCCGCACCTCCTACCGCGGCACCTTCGCTAACGGCCACACCACCCACTACGAGTTCTCCAACATCCACAAGTGCGAGCAGGCCACGCAGACGCCGGAGTCCATCGCGCGGGAGACCAGGAACTTCAAGTTGAAGGCTCTTCGTCTACAGCTGGTGGGCACCACTTCTTGGCACCTCAGGTTCCTGCCGTCGAGGAAAAGAGACGCGCTGGCCGCCAATGCCGTCGCAAATGAGCAGAAGGCCTCCAAGGTCCTCGGCCTCGTGTTCTTCGCCTTCGTCATCTGCTGGACGCCTTTCTTCATCCTCAATATTTACTTCGCCGCGTGCCCAGACTGCAAGGTGTCCGACCACCTGGCCAACGTGTGCCTGTGGCTGGGCTACGTCTCCTCTACCATCAACCCCATCATCTACACCATCTTCAACCGCACCTTCAAGGCCGCCTTCATCAAGATCCTCAAGTGTGACTACAACTTCGACCACCGACACGTCCGCTCACACTCCATGTCGGACAACATGACGGGCGCGTATGGCGGCCCCACGCCCTCCGCCGTGGCTACGCCCTGCTCCATCCGCACGCTGTCCACCTACGTGAAGAGTCCCAGTTACCAGCACGCCCTCACCACCcacaaccaggaggaggagcacgagtGCTGA